The following are encoded together in the Proteiniphilum saccharofermentans genome:
- a CDS encoding LacI family DNA-binding transcriptional regulator, translating into MQRKVRIKDIAQMAGVSAGTVDRILHNRGNVSESARIAVEKVLKKVNYKPNIHISGLSLKRKYKVVITTPHVMEGEYWESIHSGIRHALEEFENIRVQCLIYTYNQYDIYSCREVHDQIAQTDADAVIIGATFKEVTVRLTKQLDEREIPYVFVDSPLEDTSPLAFFTSDHYICGYLVAKLITSIIPSGSDIGMLQAVRIGAQSANTSILRKQGFNDYLSEKGITNSVRRIPFTAMEPEKFDQQLEEFFQTQQNIGGIVVLNSRGGLIADYFDRNGIDDIRLVCLDLTAPNIRGLKNGYIDFLIGQEPEHQGFLAMKTLIEYLIYRKPVKVENYTQLDILTKETIGYYNQFNFMS; encoded by the coding sequence ATGCAACGAAAAGTTCGTATTAAGGATATTGCGCAAATGGCGGGAGTTTCGGCAGGCACGGTCGACCGGATACTTCATAACAGGGGAAATGTATCTGAATCGGCACGTATTGCTGTTGAGAAGGTGCTGAAGAAAGTAAATTACAAGCCGAATATCCATATCTCCGGATTATCATTAAAGAGAAAATACAAGGTGGTAATCACTACTCCGCATGTGATGGAGGGGGAATATTGGGAGAGTATCCATTCCGGTATCCGCCATGCTTTGGAAGAGTTTGAAAATATCCGGGTACAGTGTTTGATATATACTTATAACCAATATGATATTTATTCCTGCAGGGAGGTGCATGACCAGATAGCACAAACAGATGCCGATGCGGTCATTATCGGTGCTACTTTCAAGGAAGTGACCGTCCGCCTGACGAAACAGTTGGATGAAAGAGAAATCCCCTATGTTTTTGTTGACTCTCCCTTGGAGGATACTTCACCGCTCGCTTTCTTCACTTCCGACCATTATATTTGCGGTTATCTGGTGGCCAAACTGATTACCTCCATCATTCCTTCAGGGAGTGATATTGGGATGTTGCAGGCTGTGAGGATAGGAGCCCAGAGTGCCAATACGAGTATACTGAGAAAGCAAGGATTTAATGATTATCTCAGCGAAAAGGGCATCACCAACAGTGTGCGGAGAATACCTTTTACTGCTATGGAACCGGAAAAATTTGACCAACAGTTGGAAGAATTTTTTCAGACCCAGCAGAATATTGGGGGAATAGTGGTACTTAACTCGAGGGGAGGGCTTATTGCCGATTATTTCGATAGAAACGGGATCGATGATATCAGGCTGGTTTGTCTGGACCTTACGGCACCCAATATAAGGGGATTGAAAAATGGATATATCGATTTTCTGATCGGGCAGGAACCGGAACACCAGGGTTTTCTGGCAATGAAAACATTAATTGAATATCTGATATACCGGAAACCGGTAAAAGTAGAGAATTACACACAGCTTGATATTCTAACCAAAGAGACTATCGGTTATTACAACCAGTTCAATTTCATGTCATGA
- a CDS encoding TIGR01212 family radical SAM protein (This family includes YhcC from E. coli K-12, an uncharacterized radical SAM protein.), whose amino-acid sequence MFSNDKPYRDFAEFLSAKFPYKVQKISVNAGFTCPNRDGSKGRGGCTYCNNQSFSPGYGKPTKTISEQLADGINFFSHKYPEMKYLAYFQSYTNTYDSLDSLISKYEEALSYPNVVGLIVGTRPDCMPKELLDYFEALSKKTFVMVEYGVESTLNKTLERINRQHTYEESAEMIEETAGRNIVTGAHMILGLPGESTEEILSHADKLSQLPLTTLKLHQLQIIKGTAMAKEFRLLPESFHLFELDEYVDLCIDFAERLKPEIYIERFTSQSPKKLLIAPAWDQKNYVVTEKIMKRFRERDTWQGRLYGQLQEYSQPVVNPFT is encoded by the coding sequence GTGTTCTCAAACGACAAACCATATCGTGATTTTGCCGAATTCCTTTCAGCAAAATTCCCCTATAAAGTACAAAAAATTTCCGTCAATGCCGGCTTTACCTGTCCCAACCGCGACGGCAGCAAAGGACGTGGCGGATGTACCTATTGCAACAACCAGAGTTTTAGCCCCGGCTATGGCAAACCGACCAAAACTATTTCAGAACAACTGGCCGACGGTATCAATTTCTTTTCTCACAAATATCCGGAGATGAAATACCTCGCCTATTTCCAATCCTATACCAACACCTACGACAGTCTGGATTCTCTTATCTCCAAATATGAAGAGGCTCTCTCCTACCCCAACGTTGTAGGATTGATAGTAGGTACCCGCCCCGACTGTATGCCAAAAGAACTGCTCGATTATTTTGAAGCACTCAGTAAAAAAACGTTTGTCATGGTGGAATATGGCGTAGAATCAACATTGAATAAAACGTTGGAGAGGATAAACCGTCAGCATACTTATGAGGAATCCGCAGAAATGATCGAGGAAACTGCCGGACGAAACATTGTGACAGGTGCACATATGATCCTGGGATTGCCGGGGGAAAGTACTGAAGAAATACTCTCTCATGCAGACAAGCTTTCACAACTACCTCTGACAACCCTGAAACTGCATCAGTTACAGATCATCAAGGGAACCGCCATGGCAAAAGAGTTCAGGTTATTACCGGAATCGTTTCACCTTTTCGAACTGGATGAATATGTGGATCTGTGTATCGACTTTGCGGAACGGCTGAAACCGGAAATTTATATCGAACGGTTCACCTCCCAATCTCCAAAAAAACTGTTGATTGCACCTGCTTGGGATCAGAAGAATTATGTGGTAACGGAAAAAATCATGAAACGCTTCCGGGAAAGGGATACCTGGCAGGGACGACTGTATGGCCAATTACAGGAATATTCCCAACCTGTAGTAAATCCTTTTACGTGA
- a CDS encoding DJ-1 family glyoxalase III, with the protein MKKVALFLANGFEEIEALATVDILRRAQIPVEAVSISDTKTVTGAHNVTVIADTTFQQADFSNVEVLILPGGMPGAKNLNEHEGLKELITKSNGEGKQIAAICAAPMVLGGLGLLNDKRATCYPGFEAELAGAQTTGENVVVDGNITTGRGPGLAFEFALRLVEQIAGLKTRQEVQNGLLL; encoded by the coding sequence ATGAAGAAAGTAGCCCTCTTTTTAGCAAACGGTTTTGAAGAAATTGAAGCGCTCGCGACCGTAGATATTTTAAGAAGAGCGCAGATACCGGTTGAGGCTGTATCGATTTCAGATACAAAAACCGTGACCGGTGCACATAACGTGACAGTCATTGCGGATACAACCTTTCAGCAAGCCGACTTTTCAAATGTTGAGGTATTAATCTTGCCGGGTGGAATGCCGGGCGCCAAAAACCTCAACGAACATGAAGGGTTAAAAGAACTGATCACAAAGTCTAACGGAGAAGGAAAACAAATCGCCGCTATTTGTGCAGCACCAATGGTATTGGGTGGACTTGGCCTGCTTAATGACAAACGGGCCACCTGCTATCCCGGGTTTGAAGCCGAACTGGCAGGTGCGCAGACAACAGGTGAAAATGTAGTGGTCGACGGCAATATTACCACAGGAAGGGGCCCGGGACTGGCATTCGAGTTTGCATTAAGGTTGGTAGAGCAGATCGCCGGCCTCAAAACAAGACAAGAGGTGCAGAACGGACTGTTACTCTGA
- the rpsA gene encoding 30S ribosomal protein S1, with protein sequence MTENLNNVAPMEDFDWAAYAEGDSYSKESKEKLTESYDNTLNKINDKEVVTGTVTSMNKREVVVNIGYKSDGVVSMNEFRYNPNLKVGDEVEVYIESQEDKKGQLILSHKKARASRSWDRVNAALENNEVINGYIKCRTKGGMIVDVFGIEAFLPGSQIDVKPIRDYDIFVDKTMEFKVVKINPEYKNVVVSHKALIEEELEQQKKEIISKLEKGQVLEGVVKNITSYGVFVDLGGVDGLVHITDLSWGRIQHPDEVVKLDDKINVVILDFDNEKKRIALGLKQLTPHPWDSLSETLKVGDIVKGKVVVIADYGAFVEIAPGVEGLIHVSEMSWTQHLHSAQDFMSVGEEVEAVILTLDRDERKMSLGIKQLKPDPWEDIEQKYPVGSTHTATVRNFTNFGAFVEIEDGVEGLIHISDLSWTKKIKHPSEVTEIGAPIEVQVLDIDKENRRLSLGHKQLEENPWDVFETIFTVGSIHEGTIIEMLDKGAVVSLPYGVEGFATPKHLVKEDNSQAQMDEKLEFKVIEFNKDAKRIIVSHSRIHEDLADDSRKKGNNKRTGGRKEGGNETAAAIPAMERTTLGDIEELAALKEKLDSQKIEALNKKVKQEEAAKEAKEAKEAKAAEAKAEEVKTKTEEVKAETEEVKAGTPEVAETKAEVKAEETTSEESKAENKAETEKPETDKE encoded by the coding sequence ATGACAGAAAATTTAAACAATGTGGCTCCAATGGAAGATTTCGACTGGGCCGCCTATGCTGAAGGTGATTCTTACAGCAAAGAAAGTAAAGAAAAACTTACCGAAAGCTACGACAACACCTTGAATAAAATCAATGACAAGGAAGTAGTAACAGGTACTGTGACCTCCATGAACAAACGCGAAGTGGTTGTAAACATCGGTTATAAATCCGATGGCGTGGTATCGATGAATGAGTTCCGTTACAACCCGAACCTGAAAGTTGGTGACGAAGTAGAAGTTTACATCGAAAGCCAGGAAGATAAAAAAGGACAGTTGATCCTTTCTCACAAAAAAGCACGTGCTTCCCGCTCTTGGGATCGGGTCAATGCCGCGCTTGAAAACAACGAAGTTATTAACGGATACATCAAATGCCGTACAAAAGGTGGTATGATCGTAGATGTATTCGGTATCGAGGCGTTCCTCCCCGGTTCACAAATCGACGTGAAACCTATCCGCGATTACGACATCTTTGTCGACAAGACAATGGAATTCAAGGTAGTTAAAATCAACCCTGAATACAAGAACGTGGTGGTATCTCACAAAGCCCTTATTGAGGAAGAACTCGAACAGCAGAAAAAAGAGATTATCTCGAAACTCGAAAAAGGACAGGTACTCGAAGGTGTCGTGAAAAACATCACTTCTTACGGTGTATTCGTCGACCTTGGCGGTGTGGACGGTCTTGTACATATCACCGACCTCTCCTGGGGACGTATCCAGCACCCGGATGAAGTGGTGAAACTGGACGACAAGATCAACGTGGTAATCCTCGATTTCGACAACGAGAAAAAACGCATCGCACTTGGTCTGAAACAGCTGACCCCGCACCCATGGGATTCATTGAGCGAAACCCTGAAAGTAGGTGACATCGTCAAAGGTAAAGTGGTTGTGATTGCTGATTACGGCGCATTTGTAGAAATAGCACCGGGCGTAGAAGGATTGATCCACGTTTCAGAAATGAGCTGGACACAACACTTGCATAGCGCACAAGACTTTATGAGCGTAGGCGAAGAGGTAGAGGCAGTCATCCTGACTCTCGACCGCGACGAACGTAAAATGTCTCTCGGTATCAAACAACTCAAACCCGACCCATGGGAAGATATCGAACAGAAATATCCGGTTGGCAGCACTCATACTGCAACTGTGCGCAACTTCACCAACTTCGGCGCATTTGTTGAAATTGAAGATGGTGTAGAAGGATTGATCCATATCTCCGACCTCTCCTGGACGAAGAAAATCAAACACCCGAGCGAAGTGACCGAGATCGGTGCTCCGATTGAAGTACAGGTACTCGACATTGACAAGGAAAACCGTCGTTTGAGCCTCGGCCACAAACAACTGGAAGAAAATCCCTGGGACGTATTTGAAACTATCTTCACTGTAGGTTCCATCCATGAAGGTACTATCATCGAAATGCTCGACAAGGGTGCAGTTGTATCTCTCCCTTACGGCGTAGAAGGATTTGCTACTCCCAAACATCTTGTGAAAGAGGACAACTCCCAGGCTCAGATGGATGAGAAACTGGAATTCAAAGTGATTGAGTTCAATAAAGATGCAAAACGTATTATTGTCTCTCACAGCCGTATCCATGAAGATCTCGCTGATGACTCCAGAAAGAAGGGCAATAATAAACGTACCGGTGGCAGAAAAGAAGGTGGAAATGAAACCGCTGCCGCTATCCCTGCAATGGAAAGAACCACTTTGGGTGATATCGAAGAATTGGCTGCTTTGAAAGAAAAACTCGACAGCCAGAAAATTGAAGCACTCAATAAGAAGGTGAAACAGGAAGAAGCTGCCAAAGAGGCCAAAGAGGCCAAAGAGGCCAAAGCTGCTGAAGCAAAAGCGGAAGAGGTGAAAACTAAAACCGAAGAAGTGAAAGCAGAAACCGAAGAGGTAAAAGCAGGAACTCCTGAAGTTGCCGAAACTAAGGCAGAAGTGAAAGCGGAAGAAACTACTTCGGAAGAGTCGAAAGCAGAAAACAAAGCTGAAACCGAAAAACCCGAAACAGATAAAGAATAA
- a CDS encoding lipoate--protein ligase family protein produces the protein MNIILSQSRSPSFNLAAEEHLFSRIGEDFLLLYVNEPSVIIGSNQAVLNEVDQDFCIEHDIRIVRRLSGGGAVYHDTGNLNYSFIHGKTGEPLSTRFLDPVVETLRTLDIPVEVRKRKDLWLEGYKISGTASHLSKGREIHHGTLLYDTDLEMLLKALNPEKRDLVRKATASVPSPVKNIRSYLENMKGISPEPEQFFRQFVQQVGLVLGTGNIDSFGSREKEKIEVLQRDKYIQRMWNYRM, from the coding sequence ATGAATATTATCCTGTCTCAATCTAGGTCACCTTCGTTTAACTTAGCCGCAGAAGAACATCTTTTCTCAAGAATAGGAGAAGATTTCTTACTGCTGTATGTCAATGAACCAAGTGTTATCATCGGATCTAATCAGGCTGTATTGAATGAGGTTGACCAGGACTTCTGCATTGAACACGATATCCGTATTGTACGTCGATTGTCGGGTGGGGGAGCAGTGTATCATGATACAGGCAACCTGAATTACAGTTTTATTCATGGAAAAACAGGGGAGCCGTTGAGCACTCGTTTCCTTGATCCGGTAGTGGAGACATTGCGTACTTTGGATATTCCCGTTGAAGTAAGGAAACGAAAGGATCTTTGGTTAGAGGGCTATAAAATATCCGGTACTGCATCACATCTTTCTAAAGGTCGGGAGATACATCATGGTACGTTGCTTTATGATACTGACTTGGAGATGCTTTTGAAGGCTCTCAACCCTGAAAAGAGGGATCTGGTCAGGAAGGCAACCGCTTCGGTTCCCAGTCCCGTGAAAAATATCCGGTCATATTTAGAAAATATGAAAGGAATCAGTCCTGAGCCTGAGCAATTTTTCCGGCAGTTTGTGCAGCAGGTGGGCCTGGTACTGGGGACAGGGAATATCGACTCTTTTGGAAGCCGTGAGAAAGAGAAGATAGAAGTATTACAAAGAGACAAGTATATACAAAGGATGTGGAATTACAGGATGTAA
- a CDS encoding AraC family transcriptional regulator, translating to MAKIMHEKLNLSSGSPVKIKWCDYDYFKFPWHFHEEYEIVYILKSTGTRFVGNNVELFSDEDLVLLGSSVPHMYRNDIQYYQNDPKYRVNAITLQFSKDFFHYSLQQYPEFSKIKKLLEDAKYGIYFEKDANKTIRKRITKALRLSGLDLLLETIKILSMMSQSQEKRLLRDESEDTLINIHDKDPRIIKVKAFLHREYTKAITLQDIADIAGMNVSAFCRYFLEKTSKTCFQYINELRISYACKLLLERRLTITQICYETGYNNISNFNRQFKKIMGYTPTEYILEFNKAV from the coding sequence ATGGCAAAAATAATGCATGAGAAGCTGAATCTCAGCAGCGGGTCACCGGTGAAGATAAAATGGTGTGATTATGATTATTTCAAATTTCCCTGGCATTTTCATGAAGAGTATGAAATTGTATATATATTGAAAAGTACCGGTACGCGATTTGTGGGGAATAATGTCGAGCTGTTTTCCGATGAAGATTTGGTGCTGCTTGGAAGCAGTGTCCCCCATATGTACAGAAATGATATTCAATATTATCAGAATGACCCGAAGTACAGGGTGAATGCTATTACCCTTCAATTTTCCAAGGATTTTTTTCATTATTCCCTTCAACAGTATCCGGAATTTTCCAAGATAAAAAAATTACTGGAGGATGCTAAATACGGCATTTACTTTGAGAAGGATGCGAATAAGACAATAAGAAAAAGAATAACAAAGGCACTTCGGTTAAGTGGGCTTGACTTACTTTTGGAGACAATAAAAATTCTTTCCATGATGAGCCAGTCACAAGAAAAGAGGTTATTGAGGGATGAGAGTGAAGATACTCTTATAAATATCCATGATAAAGATCCCCGTATAATTAAAGTCAAAGCTTTCCTGCATCGTGAATATACTAAAGCAATTACACTGCAAGATATTGCAGATATCGCAGGGATGAATGTAAGTGCATTCTGTCGTTACTTTCTGGAAAAAACGAGTAAGACCTGTTTTCAATATATCAACGAACTCCGGATCAGTTATGCATGTAAACTGTTGTTGGAAAGAAGGCTGACGATAACCCAGATTTGCTACGAAACAGGGTATAATAATATTTCCAATTTTAACAGGCAGTTCAAAAAGATAATGGGTTATACGCCTACAGAATATATACTGGAGTTTAATAAGGCTGTGTAA
- the uxuA gene encoding mannonate dehydratase, which produces MLLERTWRWFGMDDTISLSDLKQIGVEGIVTSLHHIKPGTAWHVDDILPVKKMIEQEGLKWSVVESLPVSNDIKLGTDKRDEHMENYKTSLVNLAQCGIKTVCYNFMPVLDWVRTDLRYKDSDGTETILFDYHTFAAFDLYILKREGATDDYPESIILKAREIYESMDNEEKEKLAYNIIIVTQGFINSDVEDTNNYKKLFLHSIGQYKALGPDKFRDNLSFFLKEVIPVAENHGIRLCIHPDDPPFSLLGLPRIASTIEDFERIFSHNNSLANGLTFCTGSLAARKDNDLLQFIEKFADRIHFAHLRNLRFLNDHCFYESGHLDGDIDMYPIVKLLLKEQYRRKNEGREDIRIPFRADHGKKMLDDFHRKSNPGYPLVGRIRGLSEIRGLQTAIEQIVKSKINP; this is translated from the coding sequence ATGTTGTTGGAAAGGACTTGGAGATGGTTTGGCATGGACGATACAATCAGCCTGTCCGATTTAAAACAGATCGGCGTAGAAGGTATCGTCACCTCTTTGCATCACATAAAGCCGGGTACTGCCTGGCATGTCGATGACATCCTGCCCGTAAAAAAAATGATTGAACAGGAAGGCCTTAAGTGGAGTGTTGTGGAGAGCCTGCCGGTATCGAACGACATAAAATTAGGAACGGATAAGCGGGATGAACATATGGAAAATTATAAAACTTCCCTGGTTAATCTGGCCCAATGCGGTATCAAAACCGTCTGCTATAATTTTATGCCTGTGTTGGATTGGGTAAGGACGGATCTCCGTTACAAAGACAGCGATGGCACGGAAACAATACTGTTTGACTATCACACTTTTGCCGCTTTTGACCTGTACATTCTAAAGAGAGAGGGTGCAACCGATGATTATCCGGAAAGCATTATCCTGAAAGCAAGGGAAATATACGAGTCTATGGATAATGAGGAGAAAGAAAAACTTGCCTACAATATCATCATAGTTACGCAGGGTTTTATCAATAGTGACGTTGAAGATACCAATAATTATAAAAAGTTATTCCTCCATTCAATAGGACAATATAAAGCATTAGGCCCGGATAAGTTCAGGGATAATCTTTCCTTCTTCCTGAAAGAAGTGATACCGGTTGCCGAAAATCATGGAATACGATTATGTATCCATCCTGATGACCCTCCCTTCTCTTTGTTAGGATTACCCCGCATTGCCAGTACAATAGAAGACTTTGAGCGGATATTCTCACATAACAACTCCCTTGCCAATGGACTTACTTTTTGTACCGGCTCTTTGGCAGCCAGAAAGGACAATGACTTACTTCAGTTTATTGAAAAATTCGCAGACCGGATTCATTTTGCACATCTCCGGAATCTGAGATTTTTAAATGATCATTGCTTTTATGAATCGGGACATCTGGATGGAGATATAGATATGTATCCGATCGTGAAATTATTATTGAAAGAACAATACAGGCGAAAAAACGAAGGACGCGAAGACATAAGAATCCCGTTCAGGGCAGATCACGGAAAGAAAATGCTGGATGATTTCCATAGAAAATCCAATCCCGGCTATCCACTGGTCGGGCGAATAAGGGGACTGTCGGAAATCAGGGGATTACAAACGGCAATAGAGCAGATTGTGAAAAGTAAAATAAATCCGTAA
- a CDS encoding DUF6807 domain-containing protein, whose amino-acid sequence MLKFQEQDSPNKSNTDIHIYKSGENLTLRQKEQQILSYRFGTMYPPEGVDPLFKRSGFIHPLWSPGGEVLTRVQAPDHYHHYGIWGPWTLTHINDRKVDFWNLYEGQGTVKFAGFLSETTGSVFSGFRALQQHIDFGAKGEDQIAINEILDVRAWNIHDGVRIIDYTTILNTPLPNGIMLDAYRYGGGIGFRATEKWTKDNSTVLTSEGKTRIDADGSNARWCIVEGESEVQEGRSGILFLSHPSNRAHPEPMRVWPLDANGGRGDMFFEFTPIRHRSWELQKGSNYILKYRMIVFDGKIDKEAAEMYWNSFAATPEIKIDSKK is encoded by the coding sequence GTGCTTAAATTTCAAGAACAGGATTCTCCCAATAAATCAAATACTGATATTCACATTTATAAATCGGGAGAAAACCTCACCCTTCGTCAGAAAGAGCAGCAGATTTTAAGCTATCGTTTTGGTACGATGTACCCCCCCGAAGGGGTTGATCCTTTGTTTAAGCGCTCAGGATTCATCCATCCCCTGTGGTCTCCGGGAGGTGAAGTATTAACCCGTGTGCAGGCTCCCGATCATTATCACCATTATGGTATTTGGGGGCCGTGGACATTAACTCATATAAATGACCGGAAAGTCGATTTCTGGAATTTGTATGAAGGCCAGGGGACGGTGAAGTTTGCCGGGTTCTTGTCCGAAACAACCGGAAGTGTATTCTCAGGTTTTCGCGCGTTGCAGCAACATATTGATTTTGGAGCAAAGGGAGAAGACCAGATAGCAATCAATGAGATTCTGGATGTGAGAGCCTGGAACATACACGACGGAGTAAGGATCATTGACTATACCACTATATTAAATACGCCATTGCCGAACGGTATCATGCTCGACGCATACAGATATGGAGGTGGCATTGGTTTCAGGGCAACAGAAAAATGGACGAAGGATAATTCTACTGTGCTGACATCTGAAGGGAAAACAAGGATAGATGCGGATGGCAGCAACGCACGTTGGTGTATTGTGGAAGGGGAATCGGAAGTACAGGAAGGCCGGTCGGGGATTCTCTTTCTGAGCCATCCTTCAAATCGTGCACATCCTGAACCTATGCGCGTTTGGCCTCTCGATGCAAATGGAGGCAGAGGTGACATGTTCTTCGAATTTACCCCTATTCGCCATAGATCGTGGGAACTGCAGAAAGGAAGTAATTATATTCTTAAGTACAGGATGATAGTCTTTGATGGAAAAATCGACAAAGAGGCAGCAGAAATGTATTGGAATAGTTTTGCCGCAACACCTGAAATTAAAATTGACTCAAAAAAATAA
- a CDS encoding DUF4252 domain-containing protein yields MKKLFSIMLIMLVFSAVASAQQVEKLFDKYMEDERFNYVYRKGSAGSVLDRADLENLKTDAFNIRFKSDRNKENEKMLILNSANESFQKSFMAEVDKALESDKFENTSYVRNGKDNRVSEYIRKSSDKMEEVRVIKNGSGNVVLKWELYTIRKK; encoded by the coding sequence ATGAAGAAATTATTTTCAATTATGCTTATAATGCTGGTATTTTCAGCAGTAGCATCAGCACAACAGGTAGAGAAATTATTCGATAAATATATGGAAGATGAACGCTTCAATTATGTATATAGAAAAGGAAGTGCCGGCTCTGTGTTGGATAGGGCAGACCTGGAAAATCTGAAAACAGATGCATTTAATATCCGGTTTAAATCGGATCGTAACAAGGAAAATGAGAAAATGCTTATTCTGAATTCAGCCAATGAAAGTTTTCAGAAGAGTTTTATGGCCGAAGTGGATAAAGCCTTGGAGAGTGATAAATTTGAAAACACGTCCTATGTCCGCAATGGTAAAGACAATCGTGTATCGGAATATATACGCAAATCATCCGATAAGATGGAAGAAGTGCGGGTTATCAAAAACGGCAGTGGAAATGTCGTTCTGAAATGGGAATTATACACGATCAGGAAAAAATAA
- a CDS encoding DUF6807 domain-containing protein, which produces MKKIVLFIFFTGLIHNAALPQPKVTAEKTGDKIEIKVNGNLFTNYIISEHEKYPFFFPVNGPSNASVTSMRNANYPHHSSLFFGCDRVNGGNYWQEGLERGQIISLRADIIETGNDKVVIENECIWRRPGADAPIKDKRIITISAPSKGKFQIDFDVTMEILIDVVIEKTNHSLFSGRMDPDLAVINGGTIVNAEGETGEKATFGKRSPWIDCHGKRQGKIEGMAIMQHPSNDWYPAPWFTRDYGFFSPTPMYWPENDKTTTLKKGEVIKLRYRVLVHSGNHIEAGIAGEFEKYKSE; this is translated from the coding sequence ATGAAAAAGATCGTATTATTCATTTTTTTTACCGGGCTTATTCATAATGCCGCCCTTCCCCAACCAAAAGTAACTGCAGAAAAAACTGGAGATAAAATTGAGATAAAAGTAAACGGGAACCTATTTACAAATTATATTATTTCGGAACATGAGAAATATCCCTTTTTCTTTCCGGTGAATGGCCCTTCAAACGCTTCCGTAACCTCAATGCGCAATGCAAATTATCCACATCATAGTTCACTCTTTTTCGGGTGCGACAGGGTAAACGGAGGCAATTACTGGCAGGAGGGCTTAGAGAGGGGGCAAATCATTTCCCTGAGAGCCGATATTATTGAAACAGGCAATGATAAGGTAGTAATCGAAAACGAATGCATCTGGAGGCGTCCCGGCGCCGATGCTCCCATCAAAGACAAACGGATTATTACTATTTCCGCCCCGTCAAAAGGCAAATTCCAAATCGATTTTGATGTCACGATGGAAATACTGATAGATGTGGTGATCGAAAAAACAAACCATTCGCTGTTCAGTGGACGCATGGATCCTGATTTGGCAGTGATTAACGGGGGAACAATAGTCAATGCCGAAGGGGAGACCGGAGAAAAAGCTACTTTCGGGAAACGTTCCCCGTGGATAGACTGTCATGGTAAAAGGCAAGGAAAAATAGAAGGAATGGCTATCATGCAGCATCCTTCCAACGACTGGTACCCCGCTCCATGGTTCACGCGCGATTATGGTTTTTTTTCCCCCACTCCTATGTACTGGCCGGAGAATGATAAAACTACCACGCTGAAAAAGGGGGAAGTGATCAAACTCAGATATCGGGTGCTTGTGCACAGCGGCAACCATATCGAGGCCGGAATAGCCGGGGAGTTTGAAAAATATAAATCAGAATAA
- a CDS encoding RNA polymerase sigma factor: MALSILKDESSAKDALQELMMRLWEKREQLDAIANYQAFVLTSMRNLCLDMIRKSIHTHEIPDDTEYNAPNPHQQTEQADMINHIGSMIDTLPEMQRTILRMKDVEEMELEEIARIMSMTENAVTVNLSRARKKLRDMIINNRKKENKVYERYR; the protein is encoded by the coding sequence ATGGCACTATCGATCCTAAAAGATGAAAGCAGTGCAAAAGATGCATTGCAGGAACTTATGATGCGGCTGTGGGAAAAGCGCGAGCAATTGGATGCCATTGCCAATTATCAGGCATTTGTACTCACATCGATGCGTAATCTGTGCCTCGATATGATCCGGAAGTCAATTCACACACATGAAATTCCGGACGACACTGAATACAACGCTCCCAATCCGCATCAACAAACGGAACAAGCTGATATGATAAACCACATCGGTAGTATGATCGATACACTGCCCGAAATGCAACGAACTATTCTCCGCATGAAAGATGTGGAAGAGATGGAATTGGAGGAGATCGCCCGGATAATGTCGATGACGGAAAATGCCGTCACCGTAAACCTCTCCCGGGCGCGGAAAAAACTTCGCGATATGATTATAAACAACCGAAAAAAGGAGAATAAAGTATATGAACGATATAGATAA